One Deltaproteobacteria bacterium DNA segment encodes these proteins:
- a CDS encoding nucleotidyl transferase AbiEii/AbiGii toxin family protein, with the protein MTPAVREMLSRYNCETGQDYANALKEIIQEIALLGLWRAKFFEHAAFYGGTALRILYELDRFSEDIDFSLLKPKESFKFQPYMRAVQDELEALGFDVSIEERKKNVETAIESAFIKADTRKHLIKIQTPENISDRIPKTALLTVKLEIDTNPPGDFQTEVKTLLLPIPFSVNTFQLPDLFAGKIHAILMRNWKSRVKGRDYYDFVWYLARQVPVRLKHLEARLRQSGGWGQKKALNQEMLQTLLKEKFNSLDIAAAKRDVEPFLKDRAAVALWSRGFFIDLLERLKIV; encoded by the coding sequence ATGACCCCCGCTGTGCGTGAAATGCTTTCTCGTTATAACTGTGAAACGGGCCAGGATTATGCGAACGCGCTTAAAGAGATCATCCAAGAAATTGCTCTTTTGGGTCTTTGGCGAGCTAAATTTTTTGAACACGCGGCTTTTTATGGGGGGACTGCCTTGCGTATTCTTTACGAACTAGATCGCTTTTCGGAGGATATTGATTTTTCACTGTTAAAACCTAAAGAGAGTTTTAAGTTTCAGCCCTACATGAGGGCTGTGCAAGATGAACTCGAAGCGTTAGGCTTTGATGTTTCTATTGAAGAGCGAAAAAAGAATGTTGAAACAGCCATTGAATCTGCATTTATCAAGGCAGACACTCGAAAACATCTGATCAAAATTCAAACTCCTGAAAATATTTCAGATCGAATTCCGAAGACGGCCTTGCTTACGGTTAAATTAGAAATCGATACCAATCCCCCAGGAGATTTTCAGACTGAGGTGAAAACGCTGCTTCTTCCTATCCCATTCTCAGTCAACACTTTTCAGTTACCGGATCTTTTTGCCGGAAAGATCCATGCCATTCTCATGCGTAACTGGAAATCAAGGGTGAAGGGTCGTGACTATTATGATTTTGTTTGGTACCTCGCCCGGCAGGTCCCGGTAAGGCTCAAACACCTAGAAGCAAGACTTCGGCAATCGGGTGGATGGGGCCAGAAAAAGGCCTTAAATCAAGAAATGCTTCAAACATTGCTCAAAGAAAAATTTAACTCCCTCGATATTGCAGCAGCTAAAAGGGATGTTGAACCCTTTCTTAAAGACAGGGCGGCTGTGGCCCTGTGGTCAAGGGGGTTTTTTATAGATTTGTTAGAACGGTTGAAGATAGTTTGA
- a CDS encoding phosphatase PAP2 family protein, which produces MPLTTSGLIFWIQFFYQMDGATLNCFPSLHVTFAFLFFYLAYTFHRKLTWHLLIYATLVSISTLTFKQHYVLDILGGIALATLLWLLILYRKWA; this is translated from the coding sequence TTGCCACTCACCACAAGTGGCTTAATCTTTTGGATTCAGTTTTTTTACCAAATGGATGGGGCCACCCTTAACTGCTTTCCTTCGTTACACGTCACTTTTGCTTTTTTGTTTTTTTATTTAGCCTACACCTTTCACCGAAAATTGACCTGGCACCTTTTAATTTATGCCACACTCGTTTCCATTTCAACCCTCACCTTTAAACAACATTATGTGCTCGACATCTTAGGTGGAATAGCTCTAGCCACCTTGCTGTGGTTGCTGATTCTGTACAGAAAGTGGGCTTAA
- a CDS encoding AAA family ATPase → MRYLSQDIERTLTQEKKMAFIAGPRQVGKTTFAQTLLKKVHSEHGYYNWDIEAHRATLLKDPTYFWKKPPLPQRLVLDEIHKYPRWKRFLKGFFDANRGQVEVIVTGSGRLDLYQKGGDSLFGRYHR, encoded by the coding sequence ATGCGTTATCTAAGCCAAGATATTGAACGAACCCTGACTCAAGAAAAAAAAATGGCTTTCATCGCAGGCCCTAGGCAAGTAGGAAAAACTACGTTTGCTCAAACTCTCCTCAAAAAAGTGCACTCTGAGCATGGTTATTATAACTGGGACATTGAAGCTCATCGCGCTACCCTCTTAAAAGATCCCACTTACTTTTGGAAAAAGCCCCCACTTCCCCAACGCCTCGTGCTAGATGAAATTCACAAATATCCTCGCTGGAAAAGATTTTTGAAAGGGTTCTTTGATGCTAATCGGGGACAGGTTGAGGTTATCGTCACAGGAAGTGGCCGTTTAGATCTCTACCAAAAAGGCGGTGATTCTCTCTTTGGGCGTTACCATCGTTAG
- a CDS encoding phosphatase PAP2 family protein: MGVDLSLKERLFWAGLVLVYFVAWYHLSWQLSLQTGGFHVLTLTGEEKIPFLPFSFLVYASLFVTPFYLVFILKKPREFTAAFLCFMLAIWISKMIWLFYPVQYHLRPALPLTTSGLIFWIQFFYQMDGAALNCFPSLHVTFAFLFFYLAYTFHRKLTWHLLIYATLVSLSTLTFKQHYVVDIFGGITLATLLWLLVLYRKPKPLKV, translated from the coding sequence ATGGGTGTGGATCTTTCCTTAAAAGAGCGGCTCTTTTGGGCGGGGTTGGTGTTGGTTTATTTTGTGGCTTGGTATCACCTGTCGTGGCAGCTCTCGCTGCAAACTGGGGGCTTTCATGTTTTAACTCTCACCGGGGAAGAAAAGATCCCGTTTTTACCGTTCTCGTTTCTCGTCTATGCAAGTTTGTTTGTCACGCCGTTTTACCTGGTGTTTATTCTTAAAAAACCCCGAGAATTTACGGCAGCCTTTTTATGTTTTATGCTGGCGATCTGGATTAGCAAGATGATCTGGCTATTTTACCCGGTGCAATACCATTTGCGACCCGCCTTGCCACTCACCACAAGTGGCTTAATCTTTTGGATTCAGTTTTTTTACCAAATGGATGGGGCCGCCCTTAACTGCTTTCCTTCGTTGCATGTCACTTTTGCTTTTCTGTTTTTTTATTTGGCCTACACCTTTCACCGAAAATTGACCTGGCACCTTTTAATTTATGCCACGCTCGTTTCGCTTTCAACCCTCACCTTTAAACAACATTATGTGGTCGATATTTTCGGAGGAATAACGCTGGCCACTTTGTTATGGTTGCTGGTCCTTTACAGAAAACCCAAGCCACTTAAAGTCTAG
- a CDS encoding ATP-binding protein, producing the protein MTFERTLTQILPHFKDKLLFIFGPRQAGKTFLIQHKLKPNLDLNMDIPKDRLAFKKFPEFIIQWYEKNWGAFPIINPAKHKPLVFLDEIHKVKGWRNLIKGTYDKTSHAINYVASGSSAFHLRKQDQGDSLAGRAVWLPLFPLSFREYVTSQTSSLKLEKPWKGETAIIPKIKALLPQQKQLRHYWDFYSQYGSFPENLVRQDMLFFKQWLEDYQTAMLDRDLKDLHLGKDVERIWQVYQLLLEGLGSTYSLRSLAETLQVSPNTIKNDLLALRQVLWGFELPVCVVSKAKQIRKEKKFYPIDFSFVNYTSDFEAGARFETQVACLLYRGLFSETSGVFPALQLGFYRDYQQHEIDFVIRTKKEILASIECKLKAKQSLQSTPRLEKLGAKEALWVIAEPGIFEKTNSGWIISIEFFAAILA; encoded by the coding sequence ATGACTTTTGAACGTACTCTCACTCAAATCCTTCCTCATTTTAAAGATAAGCTCCTTTTTATTTTTGGGCCTCGCCAGGCAGGAAAAACTTTTCTCATCCAGCATAAGTTAAAACCCAATCTCGATTTAAACATGGATATTCCCAAAGACCGGTTGGCCTTTAAAAAATTCCCCGAATTTATTATTCAGTGGTACGAAAAAAATTGGGGAGCCTTTCCCATCATAAACCCTGCCAAACACAAGCCCCTTGTCTTCTTAGATGAAATTCACAAAGTGAAAGGCTGGCGCAATTTAATAAAGGGCACTTATGATAAAACCTCTCACGCTATCAACTATGTGGCATCGGGTTCTTCGGCCTTTCATTTAAGAAAACAAGATCAGGGCGATTCTTTGGCTGGTAGAGCTGTGTGGCTACCTTTGTTTCCTCTTTCTTTTAGAGAATATGTAACATCACAAACAAGTTCTCTAAAATTAGAAAAACCTTGGAAAGGAGAAACAGCCATTATCCCTAAAATAAAAGCTCTTTTACCCCAGCAAAAACAACTGCGCCATTATTGGGATTTTTATTCCCAGTACGGAAGTTTCCCTGAAAATTTGGTTAGGCAAGACATGTTGTTTTTTAAACAGTGGTTAGAAGATTATCAAACCGCCATGCTCGATCGTGACTTGAAAGACCTACATTTAGGAAAGGATGTTGAACGTATCTGGCAAGTTTATCAACTTTTATTGGAAGGTTTAGGTTCCACCTATTCTCTGCGCAGTTTAGCTGAAACTCTCCAGGTTTCACCCAATACAATCAAAAATGATCTGTTGGCGCTGCGGCAAGTGCTGTGGGGTTTTGAATTGCCCGTTTGTGTTGTATCGAAAGCAAAACAAATTCGTAAAGAAAAAAAATTCTACCCCATCGATTTTTCCTTTGTGAACTACACCTCCGATTTTGAAGCAGGTGCCAGGTTTGAAACTCAAGTGGCCTGCCTGCTCTACCGGGGGTTATTTTCAGAAACGTCCGGTGTTTTTCCTGCTTTACAGTTAGGTTTTTATCGCGATTACCAACAACACGAAATTGATTTTGTAATCCGAACCAAAAAAGAAATTTTGGCAAGCATTGAATGTAAATTAAAAGCAAAACAAAGCCTTCAATCTACCCCTCGCCTCGAAAAGCTTGGGGCAAAAGAGGCATTATGGGTGATTGCCGAACCGGGTATTTTTGAAAAAACCAACTCAGGGTGGATCATCAGCATTGAATTTTTTGCTGCGATTCTGGCGTAA
- a CDS encoding putative DNA binding domain-containing protein: MSINSAQLKLFLIEGEGLTVEFKEKYTPKIDRDIVALANARGGIILLGVNDEGNVVGEKLTNRMKAELIDLARNCEPHITLAGISRVGDVIAIEVPQGREKPYSCSSGYFRRLDAVTQKMTQKEVRTLFRESTDVIFEDLDCFKIALGDLSLKKIRLFFKESGASVKVSQANLPSILASVGTYHEGRIKNAGTLMFADNVSKFIPYCESILAAFKGKNKTYIYDRKDIRDDLLTQLNEAMAFLKKHLNVRSEIHELDRHDIYEIPLDVLREALVNALVHRDYSMRGTNISVNIFDDRVEIVNPGGLPSGLSKENFGKESVRRNLIIADLFHRMDKMERVGSGIGRMRTLMKKAHLKKPVFESDTFFRALFYRNPKYALKATDDKNEEKTREKTREKTREKILRLIRENPGIATEEMASTLDLTRKGVEWQVRKLKEAGLLQRVGPDRGGHWEVIE, translated from the coding sequence ATGAGTATTAATTCTGCCCAATTGAAGCTTTTTCTGATTGAAGGCGAAGGCCTGACCGTTGAGTTCAAAGAAAAATACACACCAAAAATAGATCGGGACATTGTCGCGCTGGCTAATGCTCGGGGCGGCATCATTCTTCTTGGTGTAAACGATGAGGGCAATGTCGTAGGTGAGAAGCTCACCAATCGCATGAAAGCCGAACTTATTGACCTTGCCCGCAACTGCGAGCCGCATATTACACTTGCCGGAATATCCCGGGTTGGTGACGTTATTGCTATCGAGGTTCCTCAAGGACGTGAAAAACCTTACAGTTGCTCATCGGGTTATTTCCGTAGGCTCGATGCGGTTACGCAAAAAATGACCCAAAAAGAAGTTCGGACCCTGTTCAGAGAAAGCACGGATGTCATTTTTGAAGATTTGGATTGTTTCAAAATTGCATTAGGAGATCTTTCACTCAAAAAAATCCGGTTATTTTTTAAAGAATCGGGGGCTTCGGTTAAAGTGAGTCAAGCAAACTTGCCCTCAATTCTTGCTAGCGTTGGCACCTATCATGAGGGCAGAATCAAGAATGCTGGGACTTTGATGTTCGCTGATAACGTCAGTAAATTTATTCCGTATTGCGAATCAATTCTCGCAGCGTTCAAAGGCAAGAATAAAACCTACATCTACGATCGTAAAGACATCCGAGATGATTTGTTGACTCAACTCAATGAAGCAATGGCCTTTTTGAAAAAACATCTGAACGTACGCAGCGAAATTCATGAATTGGATCGTCATGATATTTATGAAATTCCATTGGATGTATTACGAGAAGCACTAGTGAACGCACTTGTCCACCGTGATTACAGCATGCGTGGCACGAATATCTCGGTAAATATATTTGATGACAGAGTTGAAATAGTAAACCCCGGCGGGCTTCCCTCCGGTCTTTCAAAAGAAAATTTTGGGAAAGAATCCGTCAGGCGTAATTTGATTATTGCAGATTTGTTTCACCGTATGGACAAGATGGAACGTGTTGGTTCTGGTATAGGCCGAATGCGAACACTGATGAAAAAGGCCCATCTTAAAAAACCAGTTTTTGAATCAGATACGTTTTTTCGTGCTCTATTTTACCGAAACCCAAAATATGCATTGAAGGCCACTGATGATAAAAATGAAGAGAAAACTAGGGAGAAAACTAGGGAGAAAACTAGGGAGAAAATCCTACGTCTAATTCGTGAAAACCCTGGAATAGCAACAGAAGAAATGGCTTCCACCCTTGACCTTACACGTAAAGGGGTGGAATGGCAGGTTAGGAAACTGAAAGAAGCTGGTCTTTTGCAAAGAGTGGGCCCAGACAGGGGTGGCCACTGGGAAGTTATTGAATGA
- a CDS encoding DUF2927 domain-containing protein, giving the protein MMEYFRYLLLIFIFACPVELRAEYSQEAVSYFLTTALGSEYGNKNPMIKKWNQNLRIVVKGNPKAEDLQTLRQVVGDLNSLVQPIQLQFSSDRPNVTIYFVPVSQFKSYLKEYVPGNMGFAYILWDGAYNIYEATVLISTEKITQLERNHLIREELTQSLGLLNDSFIYPDSIFYQKWTQVQTYAPIDRKVIQILYDPKIKPGMKRQKARKVLGY; this is encoded by the coding sequence ATGATGGAATACTTTCGTTATCTTCTTCTTATTTTTATTTTTGCATGTCCAGTTGAATTGCGCGCCGAATATTCTCAGGAGGCGGTGAGTTATTTTCTCACCACAGCGCTGGGCTCGGAATATGGCAACAAAAACCCCATGATTAAAAAATGGAACCAAAACCTGCGCATCGTTGTTAAAGGCAACCCTAAGGCAGAAGATTTACAAACCCTGCGGCAAGTCGTCGGTGACCTGAATAGTTTGGTGCAACCCATTCAATTGCAGTTTTCAAGTGACCGGCCCAATGTAACGATTTATTTTGTACCGGTTTCACAATTTAAAAGTTATTTAAAAGAATATGTGCCCGGCAACATGGGATTTGCCTACATTCTATGGGATGGGGCCTATAATATTTACGAAGCTACCGTGTTGATTAGCACTGAAAAAATCACCCAACTTGAACGCAATCATCTCATTCGTGAAGAACTCACCCAAAGTTTGGGGCTGCTCAACGACAGTTTTATTTACCCTGATAGTATTTTTTATCAAAAATGGACCCAGGTGCAAACTTATGCCCCCATTGATCGCAAGGTGATCCAAATACTCTACGACCCCAAAATTAAACCCGGCATGAAACGACAAAAGGCAAGGAAGGTGCTGGGGTACTAA
- a CDS encoding peptidylprolyl isomerase — translation MGRPGEVTPKIDAGANFAVGDAGIAEVPPTNLAAPVAAPDMAGDFQELQQLISGQPPVVLGDPAQILQEDLALAQKFQDLILQAPAWPEALDQQQRALNSALSELAGLGQELMSADFQNLPRDAQEQAAQSQYRQDLEVRAVVLQKKVEDLQQEILQALSKNPDFQEHNQVIAVFSQALIYYTHFQSYDRADFSHQGLAKVLARELGKLMVSADTAGLQGWLKKASLAKNVLDQLSQLPDRLKKLIDEQEAQAILGLMENVAEGLKVSGEATLDKPLKDKITDAVLYFQALQTYGELEELRVYVRFAPWLEPLINQGLHELRQAMLVSHEANLGWADTIVRWQEVPGHVKVFLVQREALLQARGTLKAMWNESIAAQWDEVDDGSHDLPLSFEIFRGGKEAEGKLNKIERALQKVITDHGQNPLTSEIPNKLARVYRWEVFVGLSSNVSPVIKVLANVNSTLPEIPLQPTPEWLENVLKTMASDFAEGGAYFQGLIQAHANSEETTSAAPNPLREILWKLKTLEESIEQLHATQMSLQVPTSGGHPRHPGLEPGSMMAEIFSDPELNPALVLEELHQNLRHQYGEALVEYLIQTADSLDARLRDESDISFTRRRAGLSSLYGLREYLRHEAADLLGQAPETLDIKVLAMERQKAKAKKQDPLGHALNHLDYYISKAVGATALSLEEYDQKKQGLPPPGIKKLSLLKPDDMINAILGAAHAADWREDLLNRMPLAKLGFVNFIRQPGLILDYLEQKEDLAQELWQVRHYLDLQAAAEPDPPYRFELDDSLSLSVAQTQAIYARIEQFDFWNRWSDGYVGVQSLERSLADMGELEGSVLDGQAFVPRAYHLRRRLQEIAKLIGEGRMEEAQNLWVAFQKRRHSLAKEHDRIQASNERQEFAVTVVLILGSSFFAPGVGAVLLRGGSFLGRMALGAARVLPGATRVGSYAVRGWRAGAATSVGRAARWLTTTRHFTTPAEALSHSLAFHLLEKGGTVAFNEMGLTNRPLFNSHLSVGQNITHFVYDVVAFNPMLRTLGAADRLALRMMPAMLRNARFPTMAEHFGGYAERYIAKPGFRTFAHSTGQLAKGFATYSRDAGLWLLPYGTRLGAEYTAFNGWWGVNDVGLQSGLMLATGELENLDDVVGHLAYQLSAENLGHVAYDNAALVLGLKGGGTGARYVASKATSHTNYRARVAQADLEWRYEKLYQEFSKVRATLDTQDPLNRNPELLRRWMTLRDELRPLAS, via the coding sequence ATGGGAAGGCCAGGGGAAGTAACACCAAAAATTGATGCAGGCGCTAATTTCGCCGTAGGTGATGCTGGCATTGCCGAAGTGCCACCGACAAACTTAGCGGCACCCGTGGCAGCGCCGGATATGGCCGGGGATTTTCAAGAATTGCAGCAACTAATCAGCGGCCAACCGCCGGTGGTGTTGGGGGACCCTGCCCAAATTCTCCAAGAAGACCTTGCCCTCGCCCAAAAATTCCAAGATTTAATCTTGCAAGCACCCGCGTGGCCTGAGGCTTTAGATCAGCAACAAAGGGCACTTAATAGTGCATTAAGTGAACTGGCGGGCCTTGGCCAAGAATTGATGTCGGCTGATTTTCAAAACTTACCCCGTGATGCGCAAGAACAGGCCGCTCAAAGCCAATATCGCCAAGACCTAGAGGTCAGGGCCGTGGTTTTGCAAAAAAAAGTCGAGGACCTGCAACAAGAAATCTTACAAGCCTTGAGCAAAAACCCCGATTTTCAAGAACATAATCAAGTCATTGCCGTGTTTTCGCAAGCTTTGATTTACTATACCCATTTTCAATCGTATGATCGGGCTGATTTTTCGCATCAAGGTTTGGCCAAAGTACTGGCCCGTGAATTAGGCAAGCTCATGGTATCGGCAGATACCGCGGGTTTGCAGGGTTGGTTGAAAAAGGCAAGCCTTGCCAAAAACGTTTTGGATCAATTGTCGCAATTGCCTGATCGCTTGAAAAAGCTCATCGATGAGCAAGAGGCTCAAGCTATCCTGGGCTTGATGGAAAATGTTGCCGAAGGTCTTAAAGTTTCTGGGGAAGCCACACTCGACAAGCCTTTAAAAGATAAGATAACCGATGCTGTATTGTATTTTCAGGCCCTCCAAACCTATGGCGAACTTGAGGAATTGCGCGTTTATGTTAGGTTTGCCCCTTGGCTTGAACCGCTTATCAATCAAGGTTTGCATGAACTGAGACAAGCCATGTTAGTTTCGCACGAAGCCAACCTTGGTTGGGCTGATACCATTGTGCGTTGGCAAGAGGTGCCAGGTCATGTAAAGGTTTTCTTAGTGCAACGAGAAGCTTTGTTGCAGGCCCGTGGCACTTTGAAAGCTATGTGGAATGAGTCTATTGCTGCCCAATGGGATGAGGTCGATGATGGCTCCCATGATTTGCCTTTAAGCTTTGAAATTTTTCGTGGGGGTAAAGAGGCCGAAGGTAAGCTCAATAAAATCGAACGGGCCTTGCAAAAAGTCATCACCGATCATGGCCAAAACCCCTTGACCTCTGAAATCCCTAACAAGTTGGCACGGGTTTACCGTTGGGAAGTGTTTGTGGGCTTGTCTTCTAATGTTAGCCCCGTTATTAAGGTATTAGCCAATGTCAATTCAACCTTGCCCGAAATTCCCCTTCAACCCACCCCCGAGTGGTTAGAAAACGTTTTGAAAACGATGGCCAGCGATTTTGCTGAGGGAGGGGCGTATTTTCAAGGCCTCATCCAGGCTCATGCCAATTCAGAAGAAACAACATCGGCGGCACCCAACCCGTTGCGAGAAATCTTGTGGAAGTTGAAAACATTGGAAGAGTCGATTGAACAACTCCATGCAACGCAGATGTCATTGCAAGTGCCCACCTCTGGCGGACACCCACGTCATCCCGGCCTTGAGCCGGGATCCATGATGGCCGAAATATTCTCAGATCCCGAGTTAAACCCAGCCTTGGTTCTTGAAGAGCTTCATCAAAATTTGCGCCACCAGTATGGAGAAGCTTTGGTGGAATATCTTATTCAAACCGCTGACAGCCTCGATGCCCGCTTGCGTGACGAATCAGATATTTCATTCACCCGGCGCCGGGCAGGCCTTTCTAGCCTTTATGGTTTAAGAGAATATTTACGCCACGAGGCGGCCGATCTTTTAGGCCAAGCCCCGGAAACGCTTGATATTAAAGTGCTAGCGATGGAACGCCAAAAGGCCAAAGCCAAAAAACAAGACCCGCTAGGCCATGCTTTAAACCATCTTGATTATTATATCAGCAAGGCGGTGGGTGCAACCGCGCTTAGTTTAGAAGAGTATGATCAAAAAAAGCAAGGCCTACCACCCCCTGGAATTAAAAAATTATCGCTTTTAAAACCCGATGACATGATCAATGCCATCTTAGGCGCAGCCCATGCTGCTGATTGGCGAGAGGATTTGTTAAACCGAATGCCCTTGGCTAAGTTAGGCTTTGTGAACTTTATTCGCCAGCCCGGGTTAATTTTAGATTATCTTGAACAAAAAGAGGATTTAGCCCAAGAGCTTTGGCAGGTGCGCCACTATTTAGACTTGCAAGCTGCGGCTGAACCTGACCCACCGTATCGCTTTGAGCTCGATGATTCCTTGAGTTTAAGTGTCGCTCAAACTCAGGCCATCTACGCACGCATCGAGCAATTTGATTTTTGGAACCGATGGAGCGATGGCTATGTGGGGGTGCAGAGTTTAGAACGATCCTTGGCTGACATGGGTGAATTAGAAGGTAGCGTGCTTGATGGCCAGGCCTTTGTGCCGCGGGCCTATCACTTGCGACGGCGTTTGCAAGAGATTGCCAAACTCATCGGTGAGGGCCGGATGGAAGAGGCGCAAAATTTATGGGTTGCTTTTCAAAAGCGACGCCATAGTTTGGCAAAAGAGCATGATCGCATTCAAGCCAGCAACGAACGGCAAGAATTTGCCGTTACCGTCGTGCTGATTTTAGGTTCCAGCTTTTTTGCGCCAGGGGTCGGTGCGGTGTTGTTGCGCGGAGGTTCGTTTTTAGGCAGGATGGCGCTTGGAGCAGCACGAGTGTTGCCGGGTGCAACCCGGGTGGGTAGCTATGCGGTGCGCGGTTGGCGCGCTGGAGCGGCTACTTCGGTGGGTCGAGCAGCTCGCTGGCTTACGACAACAAGGCATTTTACCACGCCTGCTGAAGCTTTAAGTCATTCGTTAGCCTTTCATCTGTTAGAAAAAGGCGGCACCGTTGCCTTTAATGAGATGGGCCTCACCAACCGCCCCTTGTTCAACTCTCATTTAAGCGTGGGGCAAAATATAACTCACTTTGTTTATGATGTGGTGGCCTTTAACCCCATGTTACGCACCCTGGGGGCAGCCGATCGCTTGGCCCTGCGCATGATGCCAGCCATGCTGCGTAACGCGCGCTTTCCTACCATGGCCGAACATTTTGGTGGTTATGCCGAACGTTATATCGCTAAACCGGGCTTTAGAACCTTTGCCCACTCCACTGGCCAGTTGGCAAAAGGTTTTGCCACCTACTCGCGAGATGCAGGCCTCTGGCTCTTGCCATACGGCACGCGCTTGGGTGCAGAGTACACCGCCTTTAACGGTTGGTGGGGCGTGAACGATGTTGGTTTGCAATCAGGTCTGATGCTGGCCACCGGCGAGTTGGAAAATTTAGATGATGTGGTGGGTCACCTGGCCTATCAATTGAGCGCCGAAAATTTGGGCCATGTGGCCTATGACAACGCGGCATTGGTGTTGGGGTTGAAAGGTGGTGGCACTGGCGCTCGCTATGTGGCTAGCAAAGCCACGTCTCATACCAACTATCGGGCCAGGGTTGCGCAAGCCGATTTGGAATGGCGCTATGAAAAGCTTTACCAAGAATTTAGCAAAGTGCGTGCGACCCTCGATACCCAAGATCCACTCAATCGTAACCCTGAGCTTTTACGTCGCTGGATGACCTTGCGCGACGAATTGCGGCCCCTTGCGTCGTAA
- a CDS encoding Fic family protein: MFEPKFTITNLLLSNIKKITSIISDLNHRSLPHTVLMKFEKKAASLSTYASTSIEGNPLPLTDVKRLLKTRPAHIRNTEREVLNYNHALEELNKKIDAGQLNINLDLICNIQKQITEKLIENQRWGKLRNEPVFVNEPKSGQLVYLPPDHQDMSRFMNELLEFLHIQKGKIDPLILAGIFHKQFVIIHPFVDGNGRTARLATKTILAEMGVNTFKLFSFENYYNQKVSTYFQKVGLLGNYYELEKAIDFTEWLEYFTDGIIDELLRVKKELELENLSPATTLQRHHQKILDFIKNQGFITDPQYSKLTKRAKATRALDFKKLLEMGLIERFGKGRATHYKLKG; the protein is encoded by the coding sequence ATGTTTGAGCCTAAGTTCACGATTACAAACTTATTATTAAGTAATATCAAAAAGATAACCTCGATTATCTCTGATCTAAACCATCGTTCATTGCCTCATACGGTTTTAATGAAATTTGAAAAAAAGGCTGCTTCCTTGTCGACTTATGCCTCAACAAGTATCGAGGGCAATCCTCTCCCTCTAACCGATGTAAAAAGGCTTCTTAAAACCAGGCCTGCCCATATTCGAAATACGGAGCGCGAGGTTTTAAACTATAACCATGCCTTGGAAGAACTGAATAAAAAAATCGATGCTGGGCAATTGAATATCAACCTTGATTTAATATGCAATATTCAAAAGCAAATCACCGAAAAGTTAATCGAAAATCAGCGGTGGGGAAAATTAAGAAACGAACCGGTTTTTGTGAATGAACCCAAGAGTGGGCAGCTTGTTTATCTACCACCTGATCATCAAGATATGTCACGATTCATGAACGAACTACTAGAATTTTTGCATATCCAAAAAGGGAAAATTGACCCGCTCATTTTAGCTGGGATTTTTCACAAGCAGTTTGTCATCATCCACCCCTTTGTCGATGGCAATGGCAGAACCGCACGCCTGGCTACCAAAACAATTTTGGCAGAAATGGGAGTTAACACTTTTAAGCTTTTCAGCTTTGAAAATTATTATAATCAAAAGGTAAGCACCTATTTTCAAAAAGTAGGGTTATTGGGGAACTATTATGAACTCGAAAAAGCTATCGATTTTACAGAATGGCTAGAATATTTTACCGATGGAATCATCGACGAATTGTTGAGAGTTAAAAAAGAACTTGAATTAGAGAACTTATCGCCTGCCACCACCTTGCAACGTCATCATCAGAAAATTTTAGATTTTATTAAAAACCAAGGATTCATCACCGACCCGCAATACTCTAAACTCACCAAGCGAGCAAAAGCCACCCGAGCCCTCGATTTTAAAAAACTCCTAGAAATGGGATTAATCGAACGTTTTGGCAAAGGCAGAGCCACCCACTATAAACTTAAAGGTTGA